One segment of Streptomyces bathyalis DNA contains the following:
- the gatC gene encoding Asp-tRNA(Asn)/Glu-tRNA(Gln) amidotransferase subunit GatC yields the protein MPGISREEVAHLARLARLELKDEELDHFAGQLDDIIGAVATVSDVADEDVPPTSHPLPLTNVMRPDDVRPSLTPEQALSGAPAQEQQRFKVPQILGED from the coding sequence TGCCTGGCATCTCGCGCGAGGAGGTCGCCCACCTCGCCCGGCTGGCGCGCCTGGAGCTGAAGGACGAAGAGCTGGATCACTTCGCCGGTCAGCTCGACGACATCATCGGTGCGGTCGCCACCGTCTCCGATGTCGCCGACGAGGACGTACCGCCCACCTCTCACCCGCTGCCGCTCACCAATGTGATGCGCCCGGACGACGTGCGTCCGAGCCTGACCCCCGAGCAGGCACTCTCGGGGGCGCCCGCACAGGAGCAGCAGCGATTCAAGGTGCCGCAGATCCTGGGGGAGGACTGA
- the gatB gene encoding Asp-tRNA(Asn)/Glu-tRNA(Gln) amidotransferase subunit GatB, whose product MTVTELVSYEDALETYDPVMGLEVHVELGTATKMFCGCSTSLGADANSQTCPTCLGLPGALPVVNAKGVESAVRIGLALNCEIAEWCRFARKNYFYPDMPKNFQTSQYDEPIAFNGHLDVQLEDGEVFRVDIERAHMEEDTGKSTHIGGATGRIHGASHSLLDYNRAGIPLIEIVTKPIEGAGERAPEVAKAYVAELRELIKALGVSDARMEMGQMRCDVNLSLRPRGESTFGTRSETKNVNSLRSVERAARFEIQRHAAVLSAGEKIVQETRHFHEDDGSTTSGRVKEEAEDYRYFPEPDLVPVAPPREWVEELRAGLPELPRLRRNRLREEWGISQHEMQSVLNAGAVGLIVATVDAGAPADQARKWWMGELARRANESGTELADMPFGPEDVARVCALVEEGSLNDKLARQTIEGVLDGEGTPDEVVEKRGLKVVSDEGALGAAVDEAIAGNADIAEKIRGGKVQAAGALVGAVMKATRGQADAARVRELILEKLGVEG is encoded by the coding sequence GTGACCGTCACTGAACTGGTGTCGTACGAGGACGCGTTGGAAACCTACGACCCCGTCATGGGGCTGGAGGTCCACGTCGAGCTCGGCACCGCGACGAAGATGTTCTGCGGCTGCTCGACGAGCCTCGGTGCCGACGCCAACAGCCAGACCTGCCCGACCTGTCTGGGGCTTCCCGGCGCGCTTCCGGTCGTCAACGCCAAGGGCGTCGAGTCCGCCGTGCGCATCGGTCTCGCGCTGAACTGCGAGATCGCGGAGTGGTGCCGCTTCGCGCGGAAGAACTACTTCTACCCGGACATGCCGAAGAACTTCCAGACCTCCCAGTACGACGAGCCGATCGCCTTCAACGGCCACCTCGACGTACAGCTGGAGGACGGCGAGGTCTTCCGGGTCGACATCGAGCGCGCACACATGGAGGAGGACACCGGCAAGTCGACGCACATCGGCGGTGCCACGGGCCGCATCCACGGCGCCTCGCACTCGCTGCTCGACTACAACCGCGCCGGCATCCCGCTCATCGAGATCGTCACCAAGCCGATCGAGGGCGCGGGGGAGCGCGCGCCCGAGGTCGCGAAGGCGTACGTCGCCGAACTGCGGGAGCTCATCAAGGCGTTGGGCGTCTCCGACGCCCGCATGGAGATGGGCCAGATGCGCTGCGACGTCAACCTGTCGCTGCGTCCCAGGGGCGAGAGCACCTTCGGCACGCGCAGCGAGACGAAGAACGTCAACTCGCTGCGCAGCGTCGAGCGTGCGGCCCGCTTCGAGATCCAGCGGCACGCGGCGGTGCTGTCCGCGGGCGAGAAGATCGTCCAGGAGACCCGGCACTTCCACGAGGACGACGGCTCCACCACGTCCGGCCGCGTCAAGGAGGAGGCGGAGGACTACCGCTACTTCCCCGAGCCGGATCTGGTCCCGGTGGCTCCGCCGCGCGAGTGGGTCGAGGAGCTGCGGGCGGGACTGCCCGAACTGCCTCGCCTGCGCCGCAACAGGCTGCGGGAGGAGTGGGGCATCTCGCAGCACGAGATGCAGTCCGTGCTCAACGCGGGTGCCGTGGGCCTGATCGTGGCCACGGTCGACGCGGGCGCGCCCGCCGACCAGGCCCGCAAGTGGTGGATGGGCGAACTCGCCCGCCGCGCCAACGAGTCGGGCACCGAACTCGCGGACATGCCCTTCGGTCCGGAGGACGTCGCCAGGGTCTGCGCGCTCGTCGAGGAGGGCTCGCTCAACGACAAGCTGGCGCGCCAGACCATCGAGGGAGTGCTGGACGGCGAGGGCACGCCGGACGAGGTCGTGGAGAAGCGCGGGCTGAAGGTCGTCTCCGACGAGGGCGCGCTCGGCGCCGCCGTGGACGAGGCGATCGCGGGCAACGCCGACATCGCGGAGAAGATCCGCGGCGGCAAGGTGCAGGCGGCCGGTGCGCTCGTCGGCGCGGTCATGAAGGCCACGCGCGGGCAGGCGGACGCGGCACGCGTGCGGGAGCTGATCCTGGAGAAGCTCGGCGTCGAGGGCTGA
- a CDS encoding MMPL family transporter, translating into MTAIARWCLRRRLAVILLWCAVLLGVGTSAVLTGSAFSNKYDVPGTESGKANTLISQSFPGREGDSDTIVWHTGKGTDASTDRVRDTQVEKTMDRTLDDVAALPGVGAVQSPYGGGSGDRGEHQDRISRDGRTAYATVTFDAPVEKLDKKDVQRVVDTAQRAGEDVPGMDVEAGGPGIALTEKQEGHMSEAVGIAVAAVVLLVAFGSLAAMLLPLVTALVSVGTAILGIGLLSHVMTVADFAPMLGTLIGLGVGIDYALFIVTRHRRGLKEGMPVAEAAERAVASAGRAVVFAGVTVCIALLGMLVLQLSFLNGVAVAASLTVVLAVLSSVTLVPALLGVIGKRALSRRERRRLAEHGPDEPADLHTDDEPGTGKTGGRARACTAARWSAFVARHPRLLGGLATLLMVVLAIPVSGLQLGTSDQGSNPRTTTTRQAYDLMADGFGPGTNGPLTLVGEIDDAAAKLDFEELPGKLRDVQGVAHVSGGELNGSGNTGVITVVPEGAPQDESTSQLVEDLREDVLPDATHSSSLDVKVGGVTAAHDDFASVILGKLPLFVGVVVSLGCALLLLAFRSIGIPLKAALMNVMAVAASSGVVVAVFQWGWGSGLMGLGGSGPIEPFLPVIMVSVLFGLSMDYQVFLVSRMYEEWRLTGDNRRSVRVGLAETGRVINSAAVIMIAVFGAFVLSGDRIIAMFGIGLASAVALDAFVLRTLLVPALMHMLGGANWWLPRWMDRLLPRVSIEPEPVPEPVPEAVPEPVAAAAGGVVPAPRDELSSDSQKGPLR; encoded by the coding sequence ATGACGGCTATCGCTCGCTGGTGCCTGCGCCGCCGTCTGGCCGTGATCCTTCTCTGGTGCGCCGTTCTGCTGGGCGTGGGCACCTCCGCCGTCCTCACCGGTTCGGCCTTCTCCAACAAGTACGACGTGCCGGGCACCGAGTCCGGGAAGGCCAACACTCTGATCAGCCAGAGCTTCCCCGGCCGGGAGGGCGACAGCGACACGATCGTCTGGCACACGGGCAAGGGCACGGACGCCTCCACCGACAGGGTCCGGGACACCCAGGTCGAGAAGACCATGGACCGGACCCTCGACGATGTCGCGGCCCTGCCGGGGGTGGGCGCGGTCCAGAGCCCCTACGGCGGCGGCTCGGGCGATCGCGGCGAGCACCAGGACCGCATCAGCCGGGACGGCCGCACCGCCTACGCCACGGTGACGTTCGACGCTCCCGTCGAGAAGCTCGACAAGAAGGACGTGCAGCGCGTCGTCGACACCGCGCAGCGGGCGGGCGAGGACGTCCCCGGCATGGACGTCGAGGCCGGCGGTCCCGGCATCGCGCTGACCGAGAAGCAGGAAGGCCACATGAGCGAGGCCGTCGGCATCGCCGTCGCGGCCGTCGTGCTGCTGGTCGCCTTCGGCTCGCTGGCGGCGATGCTGCTGCCCCTGGTGACGGCGCTCGTCAGTGTGGGCACGGCGATCCTCGGCATCGGGCTGCTGAGCCATGTGATGACGGTGGCCGATTTCGCGCCGATGCTCGGCACCCTCATCGGGCTCGGCGTGGGCATCGACTACGCCCTCTTCATCGTCACCAGGCACCGCCGCGGCCTCAAGGAGGGCATGCCCGTCGCGGAGGCGGCGGAGCGTGCCGTGGCGTCGGCGGGGCGGGCCGTTGTGTTCGCTGGTGTGACGGTGTGCATAGCCCTCCTGGGCATGCTCGTACTGCAGCTGAGCTTCCTGAACGGTGTCGCCGTCGCTGCCTCGCTGACGGTGGTACTGGCGGTGCTCTCCTCGGTGACGCTGGTGCCCGCCCTGCTGGGGGTGATCGGCAAGCGGGCACTGAGCAGGCGTGAGCGGCGCAGGCTCGCCGAACACGGACCGGACGAACCCGCCGACCTCCACACGGACGACGAGCCCGGGACCGGCAAGACCGGCGGCCGTGCCCGCGCCTGCACGGCAGCGCGCTGGTCGGCCTTCGTCGCACGCCATCCCCGGCTGCTCGGCGGGCTCGCCACGTTGCTGATGGTGGTGCTGGCGATTCCGGTGAGCGGGCTCCAGCTGGGCACGTCCGACCAGGGCAGCAACCCGCGTACGACGACGACCAGGCAGGCCTACGACCTGATGGCCGACGGATTCGGGCCGGGCACGAACGGGCCGCTCACGCTGGTCGGCGAGATCGACGACGCCGCCGCGAAGCTCGACTTCGAGGAGCTGCCCGGCAAGCTGCGCGACGTCCAAGGCGTCGCCCATGTCTCGGGCGGCGAGCTCAACGGCAGCGGAAACACAGGGGTGATCACTGTCGTTCCCGAGGGCGCCCCGCAGGACGAAAGCACCTCACAGCTCGTGGAGGACCTGCGCGAGGACGTGCTGCCGGATGCGACCCACTCCAGCTCCCTGGACGTGAAGGTCGGCGGGGTGACGGCGGCGCACGACGACTTCGCCTCCGTGATCCTCGGCAAGCTGCCGCTCTTCGTCGGCGTCGTGGTCTCGCTCGGCTGCGCGCTGCTCCTGCTCGCCTTCCGCAGCATCGGGATCCCGCTCAAGGCCGCCCTGATGAACGTGATGGCGGTGGCCGCGTCCTCCGGGGTCGTCGTCGCCGTGTTCCAGTGGGGCTGGGGCAGCGGTCTGATGGGGCTGGGCGGATCCGGTCCGATCGAACCGTTCCTGCCGGTGATCATGGTGTCGGTGCTCTTCGGGCTGTCGATGGACTACCAGGTCTTCCTCGTCAGCCGCATGTACGAGGAGTGGCGTCTGACCGGCGACAACCGCAGATCGGTACGCGTGGGGCTCGCCGAGACGGGGCGGGTGATCAACTCCGCTGCCGTCATCATGATCGCGGTCTTCGGCGCGTTCGTACTCAGCGGCGACAGGATCATCGCGATGTTCGGCATCGGTCTCGCATCCGCCGTGGCGCTGGACGCGTTCGTGCTGCGTACGTTGCTGGTCCCGGCCCTGATGCACATGCTGGGCGGCGCCAACTGGTGGCTGCCCCGCTGGATGGACCGGTTGCTCCCGCGCGTCAGCATCGAGCCGGAACCCGTGCCGGAACCCGTGCCCGAAGCGGTGCCGGAACCGGTCGCCGCGGCGGCCGGAGGGGTGGTCCCGGCGCCCCGCGACGAACTCTCATCTGACTCTCAGAAAGGGCCCCTACGGTGA
- the gatA gene encoding Asp-tRNA(Asn)/Glu-tRNA(Gln) amidotransferase subunit GatA, producing MADLTRLTAAETAELIASGGVTAVEVTEAHLARIDAVDEKVHAFLYVDREGALAKAREVDEKRARGERLGPLAGVPVAVKDLFTTEGVTTTVGSKILEGWVPQYDATVVRKLKEADLVILGKTNMDEFAMGSSTENSAYGPTGNPWDLTRVPGGSGGGSSAAITAYEAPLAIGTDTGGSIRQPAAVTGTVGVKPTYGGVSRYGMVAFSSSLDQGGPCARTVLDAALLHSVIAGHDEMDSTSIDQPVPDVVAAARNGDVKGLRVGVVKEFRGEGYQAGVLQRVDETVELLRELGAEVVEVSCPSFTKALAAYYLIAPSECSSNLARFDAMRYGLRVGDDGTRSAEEVTALTREAGFGDEVKRRVMLGTYALSSGYYDAYYGSAQKVRTLITRDFERAFGEVDVLVSPTTPTTAFPIGERADDPMAMYLADLCTIPSNLAGNAAMSVPCGLAPEDGLPVGLQIIAPAMADDRLYRVGAALEAAHQARWGHPLLEEAPSL from the coding sequence ATGGCCGATCTGACGAGACTGACCGCGGCGGAGACCGCGGAACTGATCGCGAGCGGCGGGGTCACCGCCGTCGAGGTCACCGAGGCGCATCTTGCGCGCATCGACGCGGTTGACGAGAAGGTGCACGCGTTCCTGTACGTCGACCGCGAGGGGGCGCTCGCCAAGGCCCGCGAGGTCGACGAGAAGCGTGCCCGCGGTGAGCGGCTCGGCCCGCTGGCCGGTGTCCCGGTCGCCGTGAAGGACCTCTTCACCACGGAGGGAGTGACCACGACCGTCGGTTCGAAGATCCTCGAGGGCTGGGTCCCGCAGTACGACGCGACCGTGGTGCGGAAGCTGAAGGAGGCGGACCTCGTCATCCTCGGCAAGACCAACATGGACGAGTTCGCCATGGGGTCCTCGACCGAGAACAGCGCGTACGGACCGACCGGCAACCCGTGGGACCTCACGCGCGTCCCCGGCGGCTCCGGCGGCGGCTCCTCCGCCGCGATCACCGCGTACGAGGCGCCGCTGGCGATCGGCACCGACACCGGCGGTTCCATCCGCCAGCCCGCCGCCGTCACCGGCACCGTAGGCGTGAAGCCGACCTACGGCGGGGTCTCCCGCTACGGCATGGTCGCCTTCTCCTCCTCCCTGGACCAGGGCGGACCCTGCGCCCGTACCGTGCTGGACGCGGCGCTGCTGCACTCCGTGATCGCCGGCCACGACGAGATGGACTCGACCTCGATCGACCAGCCCGTCCCGGACGTCGTCGCGGCCGCCCGCAACGGCGACGTGAAGGGTCTGCGCGTCGGCGTCGTCAAGGAGTTCCGCGGCGAGGGCTACCAGGCGGGCGTGCTCCAGCGCGTCGACGAGACCGTGGAGTTGCTGCGCGAACTGGGCGCCGAGGTCGTGGAGGTCTCCTGCCCGTCGTTCACCAAGGCGCTGGCTGCGTACTACCTGATCGCGCCGTCGGAGTGCTCCTCCAACCTGGCCCGATTCGACGCGATGCGCTACGGCCTGCGCGTGGGCGACGACGGCACGCGCTCCGCGGAGGAGGTCACCGCGCTCACCCGCGAGGCGGGCTTCGGCGACGAGGTCAAGCGCCGCGTCATGCTGGGCACGTACGCGCTCAGCTCCGGCTACTACGACGCCTACTACGGCTCGGCGCAGAAGGTCCGCACGCTCATCACCCGTGACTTCGAGCGCGCCTTCGGCGAGGTGGACGTGCTGGTCTCGCCCACGACACCGACCACGGCCTTCCCGATCGGCGAGCGCGCCGACGACCCGATGGCCATGTACCTGGCCGACCTGTGCACCATCCCGTCCAACCTGGCCGGGAACGCCGCCATGTCCGTACCGTGCGGACTGGCCCCGGAGGACGGCCTGCCGGTGGGGCTGCAGATCATCGCCCCGGCCATGGCCGATGACCGTCTCTATCGTGTCGGTGCGGCTCTGGAAGCCGCTCACCAGGCACGTTGGGGTCACCCGCTGCTTGAGGAGGCACCGTCGCTGTGA